A genomic region of Jeotgalibaca ciconiae contains the following coding sequences:
- a CDS encoding NADH-dependent flavin oxidoreductase yields the protein MKTTDQYKPLFQPITLPNGIQLANRFVLSPMITNSSTVEGYVTKEDLDYAKRRASSAPLQITGAAYIEEYAQLFEYGFSIDDDRSIEGLKKLAQAMKKEGAKAVIQLTHAGRFAKIALKDFGVVYGPSEMQLKSPVEHTVLPMSKRKIQHVITQYADATRRAIQAGFDGIEISSAQRLLIQTFFSTFSNQRDDEYGNQNVENRSRFGIEVMAAVQKVIDEEAPADFILGFRGTPEETRGKEIGYSVEDFLYFVDRIMEVSNVHYLATASWGKNIYKQTIRQGKYKDEFMNQVVYNHIAGRVPLMATGGINSPEKALEALQYSDMVGASTPFVTEPDFVAKLRDGRENEIDLGFTPDELADLAIPERAFKDIVELMDMGGSLSEEARQEFRKLYK from the coding sequence ATGAAGACAACTGACCAATACAAACCTTTATTTCAACCAATCACACTTCCGAACGGGATTCAGTTAGCGAATCGTTTTGTCCTTTCGCCAATGATCACCAACTCTTCCACCGTAGAAGGATATGTAACGAAAGAAGACTTGGATTACGCGAAACGACGTGCGAGTTCTGCTCCCCTGCAAATTACTGGCGCGGCATATATTGAGGAATATGCACAATTATTTGAGTATGGTTTCAGTATCGACGATGACCGCAGCATTGAAGGTCTGAAAAAATTAGCACAAGCAATGAAAAAAGAAGGCGCTAAAGCAGTCATTCAACTAACACACGCTGGCCGTTTCGCCAAAATTGCTCTGAAAGACTTTGGCGTTGTCTATGGTCCCAGTGAAATGCAGCTAAAAAGTCCTGTTGAACACACAGTCTTGCCGATGAGCAAACGTAAAATCCAACACGTTATTACGCAATATGCGGATGCCACAAGACGTGCTATTCAGGCTGGCTTCGATGGGATTGAAATTTCAAGTGCTCAGCGTTTATTAATCCAGACATTTTTTTCTACTTTTTCAAACCAACGGGATGATGAATATGGCAATCAAAATGTTGAAAATCGTTCCCGATTCGGGATAGAAGTAATGGCAGCTGTCCAAAAAGTGATTGATGAAGAAGCTCCTGCTGATTTTATTCTTGGATTTCGCGGAACACCAGAAGAAACACGTGGCAAGGAAATTGGTTATAGCGTAGAAGATTTCCTTTATTTTGTAGACCGGATTATGGAAGTATCCAATGTTCATTATCTAGCTACTGCCAGTTGGGGGAAAAACATTTACAAACAAACCATCCGACAAGGAAAATATAAGGATGAATTCATGAATCAAGTTGTTTATAACCATATTGCAGGCCGAGTACCACTCATGGCAACGGGCGGCATCAATTCTCCAGAAAAAGCACTCGAAGCCCTGCAATACTCAGATATGGTCGGAGCTTCTACTCCTTTTGTCACAGAACCGGATTTTGTGGCAAAATTAAGAGATGGCCGGGAAAATGAAATTGACTTGGGATTTACTCCAGATGAATTAGCGGACTTAGCCATTCCAGAAAGAGCTTTTAAAGATATTGTCGAATTAATGGATATGGGTGGATCTCTTTCCGAAGAAGCTCGTCAAGAATTCAGAAAATTGTATAAATAG
- a CDS encoding SIR2 family NAD-dependent protein deacylase, which translates to MQQLKNQWQTLSAESSFSQADLLNGLITEAEAIVIGIGAGMSAATGFTYVGSRFTEAFPDFIAKYRFFDMLQASLFDFEDEQEYWAFQSRFSLLNFFDQPVGQAYVDLRNTLNDKNYHVITTNADNAFYASEFDMNKVFRIQGEYGLWQCSEHCHQQTYHDEALIRQMAAEQTNMKVAENLVPHCPKCGAPLEVNKRNEEKGMVEDSHFHEQKEQYEEFLEENKNKKVLFLEIGVGHTTPQFIKQPFQKMTEENPQALFVTMNQKDYFIPHEIRPQTIRISEDIAEVLHTIANK; encoded by the coding sequence ATGCAGCAACTAAAAAATCAGTGGCAAACACTATCAGCGGAATCAAGTTTTTCACAAGCCGATTTATTAAATGGATTGATCACAGAAGCAGAAGCCATTGTAATCGGGATTGGAGCAGGGATGTCTGCAGCAACCGGCTTCACCTATGTTGGTAGCCGGTTTACAGAGGCATTTCCTGATTTTATCGCCAAGTATCGGTTTTTTGATATGTTACAAGCGAGCTTGTTTGATTTTGAAGATGAACAAGAATATTGGGCTTTTCAAAGTCGTTTCAGTTTATTGAATTTCTTTGATCAGCCAGTTGGTCAAGCATATGTTGATTTGCGTAATACATTAAACGATAAAAATTATCATGTAATTACAACGAATGCTGATAATGCATTTTATGCTTCGGAATTTGATATGAATAAAGTGTTCCGTATTCAAGGAGAATATGGCTTGTGGCAATGTTCCGAACATTGTCACCAACAAACTTACCATGACGAAGCCTTGATTCGCCAAATGGCTGCAGAACAAACGAATATGAAGGTAGCTGAAAACCTAGTGCCGCATTGTCCAAAGTGCGGAGCTCCGCTGGAAGTGAATAAGCGTAACGAAGAAAAGGGAATGGTGGAAGACAGTCATTTCCATGAACAAAAGGAACAATATGAAGAGTTCCTGGAAGAAAATAAAAATAAAAAAGTTCTCTTCTTAGAAATTGGGGTCGGGCATACTACACCGCAATTTATCAAACAGCCTTTCCAAAAGATGACTGAAGAAAATCCGCAAGCTTTGTTTGTGACCATGAATCAAAAGGATTATTTTATTCCCCATGAAATTCGACCGCAGACAATTCGGATTTCTGAAGATATCGCGGAAGTATTGCATACAATAGCGAATAAGTAA
- a CDS encoding glycine cleavage system protein H — translation MKKRANFLFIEKNNGIYTLSMTPELQDDIGTVGFVEYTDVDELKTDDAILNLEASKTVLELASPLAGKVVERNEAATSEPTLLNSAKAEENWVVRLTNVDEEAFNKLEEA, via the coding sequence ATGAAAAAACGTGCAAATTTCTTATTCATAGAAAAGAATAATGGAATCTATACATTGAGTATGACACCAGAATTACAAGATGATATTGGTACAGTTGGATTTGTAGAGTATACAGATGTTGATGAGCTTAAAACTGACGATGCAATTTTAAACTTAGAAGCTTCAAAAACAGTTCTTGAATTGGCTTCTCCTCTTGCTGGGAAAGTTGTGGAACGGAATGAGGCAGCAACAAGTGAACCAACACTTTTAAATTCAGCGAAAGCAGAAGAAAACTGGGTAGTGAGATTAACCAATGTGGATGAAGAAGCCTTTAACAAACTAGAAGAAGCTTAA
- a CDS encoding protein-ADP-ribose hydrolase, translating into MNQETRLDYLIEYLLNENPNVKNLWIHDKSASVEEKTALFRALCNVRKPELVSEEFLKIQDAFLTEWNNERKNISLSDLENVQPQLYLWQGDITRLAVDAIVNAANSELLGCTQANHDCIDNLIHTRAGVQLRLDCDEMMKKQGRKEAVGKAKLTEAYNLPSKYVIHTVGPYIDERGITALKEQLLSSSYYSCLALADKQEIHTIAFCCISTGEFNFPNRQAAEIAIQTVKEYFQNTQSTLNVIFNVFKDEDLQIYQRLLKQKNRGLLCSN; encoded by the coding sequence ATGAACCAAGAGACAAGGTTGGATTACCTGATTGAATATTTATTGAATGAGAACCCAAACGTAAAAAATCTGTGGATTCACGATAAATCAGCTTCTGTAGAAGAAAAAACGGCATTGTTTCGAGCTTTGTGTAATGTTCGAAAGCCTGAGCTAGTTTCCGAAGAGTTTTTGAAAATTCAAGATGCCTTTTTGACAGAATGGAACAATGAAAGAAAAAATATTTCTTTGAGTGATTTAGAAAATGTTCAGCCGCAGCTCTATTTGTGGCAAGGGGATATTACAAGGCTTGCGGTAGATGCGATTGTGAATGCTGCCAACAGTGAATTATTGGGCTGCACTCAAGCAAACCATGATTGCATTGACAACCTTATTCATACCCGAGCAGGTGTGCAGTTGCGCTTGGATTGTGATGAAATGATGAAAAAGCAAGGGCGCAAAGAAGCAGTGGGGAAAGCGAAGCTGACAGAAGCATACAATTTACCATCGAAGTATGTAATTCATACAGTTGGACCTTATATTGATGAACGCGGGATAACAGCTTTAAAAGAGCAATTATTGTCGTCATCCTATTATTCTTGTCTTGCGTTGGCAGATAAACAAGAAATTCATACGATTGCATTTTGCTGCATTTCAACAGGTGAATTTAACTTTCCAAACCGACAAGCAGCAGAAATTGCGATTCAAACAGTAAAAGAATATTTTCAAAATACTCAATCGACATTGAATGTCATCTTTAACGTGTTTAAAGATGAGGACTTACAAATCTACCAGAGGTTATTAAAGCAAAAGAATAGGGGATTGCTATGCAGCAACTAA
- a CDS encoding lipoate--protein ligase, translating into MYLIESKRNGEWIYNPGLAMALQEYVKDHVFLDDDVLFPYMMQPAVQIGKFQNAYEEVNQPYMEEHDIKIVRRETGGGAIYLDDRNMSFCFLFDGSTDIYGNYARLYEPAIHALEKLGVKQLEQKGRNDLVLDGKKISGAAMTLQKGRVYAGYSLLLDPNYEAMVSVLNPNQKKIESHGIQSVRSRVGSIRPYLAAEHQEMTVWDFTDYMICELLGIEDISQAKRYELTPKDWAGVDKIASEKYNNWDWNYGRFKKFEYRLTDRFSIGTISIGLTIEHAKIAMIQITGDFFGTKDINEVESALLGIRLKKEELLEALDSLDLTSYFGNLTKEEFVSFVLSEKV; encoded by the coding sequence ATGTACTTAATTGAGTCGAAACGAAATGGGGAATGGATTTACAATCCAGGTCTGGCAATGGCTTTACAAGAATATGTAAAAGATCATGTTTTCTTAGATGATGATGTTTTATTTCCATATATGATGCAACCAGCTGTTCAAATTGGTAAGTTCCAAAACGCCTATGAGGAAGTCAATCAACCTTACATGGAAGAGCACGATATCAAGATTGTTCGCCGCGAAACGGGCGGAGGAGCGATTTATCTTGATGACCGGAACATGAGTTTCTGCTTTTTGTTTGATGGGAGCACTGATATTTATGGCAATTACGCTCGCTTGTATGAGCCTGCCATTCATGCACTGGAAAAATTAGGTGTAAAGCAATTAGAACAAAAAGGCCGAAATGATTTGGTATTGGATGGCAAGAAAATATCAGGAGCCGCGATGACACTGCAGAAGGGCCGTGTTTATGCCGGTTATTCCCTGTTGTTGGATCCAAATTATGAAGCAATGGTTTCCGTTTTAAATCCAAATCAAAAGAAAATTGAGTCGCATGGGATTCAATCTGTCCGCAGCCGGGTAGGATCAATACGTCCTTATTTAGCAGCGGAACATCAAGAAATGACGGTCTGGGATTTTACTGACTATATGATTTGTGAATTACTTGGAATTGAGGATATCAGTCAAGCGAAACGATATGAATTAACACCGAAAGATTGGGCCGGAGTCGATAAAATTGCTTCTGAAAAATACAATAATTGGGACTGGAACTACGGTCGTTTTAAGAAGTTTGAGTACCGCTTAACAGATCGGTTTTCAATAGGAACAATCAGTATTGGCTTAACGATTGAACATGCAAAAATTGCGATGATACAAATTACAGGTGATTTCTTTGGCACAAAAGATATAAATGAGGTGGAATCTGCTTTATTGGGTATTCGTTTGAAAAAAGAAGAGCTGTTAGAGGCGCTAGATTCATT